The Halanaerobiaceae bacterium ANBcell28 genome window below encodes:
- a CDS encoding NAD(P)/FAD-dependent oxidoreductase, with the protein MKKKDYDVIIVGAGPTGIFTALELLNQDSNMDILILEKGTNLEKRICPMNTRNTKCVKCPSCAIVSGWGGAGAYSDGKLSLSAEIGGNLHEYIGWDKLSELIKYADGIYMDFGAPDRIFGVHEDSLEDIKEKAIKAQLKFIPAKLRHLGTGYSQTVLQAMQDYIAEQGVEILFGENVKDLIIEDAEIKGVKTAAGDTIMADYVVTAPGRENAEWLSNEAKKHGINMTINPIDIGVRVECSAVTTKDLTDNIYESKLVYHTPTFDDKVRTFCMSPYGQVVNENNQGLITVNGHSHAEIKTENTNFALLVSKTFTEPFHEPITYGKDIAKLANLLGGGVLVQRLGDLLEGRRSTPERIARGIVRPTLKEATPGDLSLVLPHRHLTDIIEMLEALDKLAPGLYSRDTLLYGVEVKFYSSRLYAENNLESKIKNLFVGGDGAGITRGLMQASVSGIVIARSILDKVKVKA; encoded by the coding sequence ATGAAGAAAAAAGACTATGATGTTATCATTGTAGGTGCTGGCCCAACGGGTATATTTACTGCCTTGGAGTTATTAAATCAGGATTCTAATATGGATATTTTGATTTTAGAAAAGGGTACTAATCTTGAAAAAAGGATATGTCCGATGAATACCAGAAATACGAAATGTGTAAAGTGCCCTAGTTGCGCTATTGTATCTGGTTGGGGAGGTGCAGGTGCTTATAGTGATGGGAAACTAAGTTTATCTGCAGAGATTGGTGGTAATCTACACGAATATATTGGTTGGGATAAATTATCTGAACTTATTAAATATGCCGATGGTATTTATATGGATTTTGGAGCACCTGATAGAATATTTGGTGTTCATGAAGATAGTCTTGAAGATATAAAAGAAAAAGCTATAAAGGCACAATTAAAATTCATACCTGCAAAACTAAGACACTTAGGTACTGGCTATAGTCAGACTGTTTTACAGGCAATGCAGGATTATATAGCAGAGCAAGGTGTTGAGATTTTATTCGGTGAAAATGTGAAGGATCTAATAATTGAAGATGCTGAAATTAAAGGGGTTAAAACTGCTGCAGGAGATACTATTATGGCAGATTATGTTGTAACTGCTCCTGGTAGAGAGAATGCTGAATGGTTAAGTAATGAAGCAAAAAAACATGGTATTAATATGACAATAAATCCTATTGATATTGGTGTTAGAGTAGAATGTTCAGCTGTAACAACAAAAGACTTAACAGATAATATATATGAATCAAAATTGGTCTACCATACTCCAACTTTTGATGATAAGGTTAGAACCTTTTGTATGTCTCCTTATGGTCAGGTTGTTAATGAAAATAATCAAGGATTAATTACTGTTAATGGTCATAGTCATGCAGAGATAAAGACTGAAAATACTAACTTTGCTTTATTAGTTAGTAAGACCTTTACAGAGCCTTTTCATGAGCCAATCACTTATGGTAAAGATATAGCCAAATTGGCAAATTTATTAGGTGGTGGGGTATTAGTACAAAGATTGGGTGATCTATTGGAAGGAAGACGTTCTACACCTGAGAGGATTGCCAGAGGAATAGTAAGACCTACTTTAAAAGAGGCTACACCAGGTGATTTAAGTCTTGTTTTACCACATAGGCATCTAACTGATATAATTGAAATGTTGGAGGCATTAGACAAATTGGCACCAGGCTTATACTCCCGCGATACTCTATTATATGGTGTTGAGGTTAAATTCTATTCTTCCAGATTATATGCTGAAAACAATCTAGAAAGTAAAATCAAGAATTTGTTTGTTGGTGGAGATGGAGCTGGAATTACTAGAGGTTTAATGCAGGCTTCTGTTTCAGGAATCGTTATTGCCAGATCAATTTTGGATAAGGTTAAAGTTAAAGCTTAA
- a CDS encoding endonuclease III domain-containing protein: protein MYPCSFYKSYSNERAIEEIFQALYNSFGSQNWWPAETRLETIIGAILTQSVNWSNVEMAIANLKEENLLSVSAIREVDIDRLAKLIRPSGYYNMKAKKIKAFIKFLDKEYQGNLENIFKVELYTLRKKLLNVYGIGPETADSILLYAGEYPIFVIDAYTRRIFSRIGLSAVDVKYHQLQELIMKSFSPNVVKYNEYHALLVKLAKENCKKSKALCDKCILSSKNCG from the coding sequence ATGTATCCATGTAGTTTTTATAAAAGTTATTCGAATGAAAGAGCTATAGAGGAAATATTTCAGGCTCTGTATAATAGCTTTGGTTCTCAAAATTGGTGGCCTGCTGAAACAAGGCTTGAGACTATTATAGGTGCTATTTTAACTCAATCAGTTAACTGGAGCAATGTGGAAATGGCCATTGCTAATTTAAAAGAAGAAAATTTATTATCTGTTTCAGCTATACGAGAAGTAGATATTGATAGATTGGCTAAATTAATTAGGCCTTCAGGATATTATAATATGAAAGCTAAAAAGATTAAAGCCTTTATTAAATTTTTGGATAAAGAATATCAAGGAAATCTTGAAAATATCTTTAAAGTAGAACTTTATACCTTAAGGAAGAAATTATTAAATGTATACGGTATAGGCCCTGAAACTGCTGACTCGATACTTTTATATGCTGGTGAATATCCTATCTTTGTGATCGATGCATATACAAGGAGAATTTTTTCTCGGATAGGCTTAAGTGCTGTTGATGTGAAGTATCATCAATTGCAGGAATTAATAATGAAATCTTTTTCACCAAATGTAGTAAAGTATAATGAATATCATGCATTATTGGTGAAATTGGCCAAGGAGAATTGTAAAAAAAGTAAAGCTCTTTGCGATAAATGTATTCTTTCAAGTAAAAACTGTGGATAA
- a CDS encoding phosphate--AMP phosphotransferase, translating to MLEELDLSKKLSKEEYKDKIDTLYKKAGKLQRQAKELNIPIIILFEGWDAAGKGTLINKLIHPIDPRGFKHYLTKRPNEEEKRHPFLWRFWRKIPERGQIAIMNRSWYQRVVEEFVEYEVPEQDWAFSYKDINFFEKQLVNDNYLILKFFLHISKEEQKKRFLNLSKNKATSWRVNKEDWKHHHQYQLYLHYYNRMIDETDKDYASWEIIEAENHEYATLKIFKYFVDSVENKIQEVKEVINISKAEDEIEENTRANDDTLSKKITSDIQRIYIPSALDKIDLSKEIAKDSYKAKVKEYQEKIRNLQHKLYRDRLALVIVYEGWDGAGKGGNIRRLTEMMDPRGYQVFPVAAPSEVEKSYHYLWRFWQVMPKAGHITIFDRSWYGRVLVERIEGFCAKNDWQRAYQEINEMEEQLYHFGTVIIKFWLHIDKDTQLKRFEDRKNNPNKRWKLTEEDWRNREKWDQYKIAIDEMIDRTSTKIAPWTIVEANSKHYARIKVMETIIARLEEKLNSLYYK from the coding sequence ATGTTAGAAGAACTAGATTTAAGCAAAAAGTTATCAAAAGAGGAGTATAAAGATAAAATAGATACTTTATATAAAAAAGCGGGTAAATTACAGCGTCAGGCTAAAGAGTTAAATATCCCTATAATTATTCTTTTTGAAGGTTGGGATGCAGCAGGAAAAGGAACTTTAATTAATAAATTGATACATCCTATAGATCCGCGTGGCTTCAAACATTATTTGACTAAAAGACCTAATGAGGAAGAGAAAAGGCATCCTTTTTTATGGCGATTCTGGAGAAAGATACCTGAAAGAGGGCAAATAGCAATTATGAATAGAAGTTGGTATCAACGTGTTGTTGAGGAATTCGTTGAATATGAGGTTCCTGAGCAGGATTGGGCTTTTTCCTATAAAGATATTAATTTTTTTGAAAAACAACTTGTTAATGATAATTATTTGATTTTAAAATTTTTCTTACATATTAGTAAAGAAGAACAAAAGAAACGCTTTTTAAATCTAAGTAAAAACAAAGCTACTTCTTGGCGTGTAAATAAAGAGGATTGGAAGCATCATCATCAATATCAACTTTATTTACATTACTATAATAGAATGATTGATGAAACAGATAAGGATTATGCCTCGTGGGAAATAATTGAGGCTGAAAATCATGAATATGCGACATTGAAAATTTTTAAATATTTTGTGGATAGCGTAGAAAATAAAATACAGGAAGTAAAAGAAGTAATAAATATAAGTAAAGCAGAAGATGAAATAGAAGAAAATACCAGAGCTAATGATGATACTTTAAGCAAAAAAATAACTAGTGATATTCAGAGAATTTATATTCCTTCCGCCCTGGATAAGATAGATCTCTCTAAAGAAATTGCAAAGGATAGTTATAAGGCTAAGGTGAAGGAATATCAGGAGAAAATAAGGAATTTACAGCATAAATTATACAGGGATCGATTAGCTTTAGTAATTGTATATGAAGGCTGGGATGGTGCAGGAAAAGGTGGTAATATCAGAAGGCTAACTGAAATGATGGATCCCCGGGGTTATCAGGTTTTTCCTGTAGCCGCTCCTAGCGAAGTGGAAAAGAGCTACCATTATCTCTGGCGCTTTTGGCAGGTGATGCCTAAGGCAGGCCATATTACAATTTTTGATCGTTCCTGGTATGGGAGAGTTTTAGTTGAAAGGATAGAGGGTTTTTGTGCAAAAAATGATTGGCAGAGAGCTTATCAGGAGATAAATGAAATGGAAGAGCAGTTATATCATTTTGGTACTGTAATAATTAAATTCTGGCTTCATATTGATAAAGATACTCAATTAAAAAGATTTGAAGATAGAAAAAACAATCCAAATAAGAGATGGAAACTTACTGAGGAAGATTGGCGTAACCGGGAAAAGTGGGATCAATACAAAATTGCTATAGATGAAATGATTGACAGGACAAGTACAAAGATAGCACCATGGACTATTGTTGAAGCAAATTCAAAGCATTATGCCAGGATAAAAGTGATGGAGACAATAATAGCCAGGCTAGAGGAAAAGCTGAATTCATTATATTACAAGTAA
- a CDS encoding cohesin domain-containing protein, translating to MSLSLRWKKAFVYIFLCLFILLIACESESLIESHYQLEIKEIIGGGRIVNYSEGVTYPKGRGVSIDLKTEAEEGYKFYSWYGDVPENQLKNPTINLLMDDNKTVWAEFRETIKIISSKIGDGEITINWSAIDDVDNYRIRYSYNGEKKETDRIDSTDYTLSDLENGTRYYIEIFAYRGNEIIKSEEISVTPRVPLKVEIGNGIEHRGEELTIPVEFSDVPAEGISSVDFKIDFDTSAFKVVEVSPGEIILDTSDFNSIVNNEEGTIDFVFSSEDQIQSDGEFANISFEIQESCLFGPYEISASDIDAFTSLGREVEVKIIAGEIYVEPRGLIGPPPVPELISVEAGDGEVTVKWEPVRHATDYLIYIGTNPYIPTSLERARGGDASEYTVTGLTNDTTYYFSVASYSSEGRSELTDPLSATPSASEGLSAQTLE from the coding sequence ATGTCATTAAGTTTGAGGTGGAAAAAAGCTTTTGTTTATATTTTCTTATGCTTATTTATACTACTTATAGCATGTGAATCAGAATCACTTATTGAAAGTCATTATCAACTTGAAATAAAAGAAATTATTGGAGGGGGACGTATAGTAAATTATAGTGAGGGGGTTACTTACCCTAAAGGAAGAGGTGTGTCTATAGATTTAAAGACTGAGGCTGAAGAAGGATATAAATTCTATAGTTGGTATGGTGATGTTCCGGAAAATCAACTAAAAAATCCAACAATAAACTTACTTATGGATGATAACAAAACGGTGTGGGCTGAGTTTCGTGAAACAATAAAGATAATTTCAAGCAAAATTGGTGATGGAGAAATAACTATAAATTGGTCAGCTATAGATGATGTTGATAATTATAGAATTCGTTATTCATATAATGGTGAGAAGAAAGAGACCGACCGTATAGATAGTACTGATTACACACTTTCTGATTTAGAAAATGGTACACGTTATTATATTGAAATATTTGCCTACCGTGGTAATGAGATTATTAAGTCCGAAGAAATTTCTGTAACCCCTAGAGTCCCTCTGAAGGTAGAAATAGGAAATGGAATAGAACATCGTGGTGAAGAACTTACAATACCTGTAGAGTTTAGTGATGTCCCAGCAGAAGGTATTAGTAGTGTAGATTTTAAGATAGACTTTGATACATCTGCATTTAAAGTAGTAGAAGTAAGTCCTGGTGAGATAATTTTAGATACAAGTGATTTTAATTCTATTGTTAATAATGAAGAGGGAACTATTGATTTTGTATTTAGTTCTGAAGACCAAATACAAAGTGATGGAGAATTTGCAAACATTAGCTTTGAAATTCAAGAAAGTTGTCTTTTTGGTCCATATGAAATATCTGCAAGTGACATTGATGCATTTACTAGTTTGGGTAGAGAAGTAGAAGTTAAAATAATTGCAGGCGAGATTTATGTAGAACCAAGGGGACTTATAGGTCCACCACCTGTACCAGAGTTAATTTCTGTAGAAGCTGGTGATGGAGAAGTAACAGTTAAGTGGGAACCTGTAAGACATGCTACAGATTATTTGATTTACATTGGTACAAATCCTTATATACCTACTTCATTAGAAAGAGCAAGAGGTGGAGATGCTAGTGAGTATACAGTAACAGGTTTAACAAATGACACTACTTACTATTTTTCAGTAGCCTCATATAGTAGTGAGGGTAGAAGTGAACTTACCGATCCATTATCTGCTACACCAAGTGCTAGTGAAGGACTTAGTGCGCAGACCTTAGAGTAG
- a CDS encoding leucine-rich repeat domain-containing protein: MNNYFKEKEKKETTISKLLLLFIIMFFLIFNSYADNVVDNSKEIFFKDVNLENIIRETIEKPRGPIYPSHVLHIRNLSVGGSSIKSLVGLEYLTNLEHLYLGVEYEDGQLIGRNYISDLTPLKDLKKLESLLLGYNEISDIIALERLNNLKILSLSNNNIKDIEALSNLENLEVIDLSNNNIFDFSPLSGMISLIEISIFNHKVNSNNLNDLEVLENLNYLENLFLMNNNISDITPLKRLQSLKRLDLFDNNIKEIESLLKLINLENLMISKNPLNENAVDIIEKLRDRGVSVF, translated from the coding sequence ATGAATAATTATTTTAAAGAGAAAGAAAAAAAAGAGACTACTATTAGCAAATTATTATTACTGTTTATTATTATGTTTTTTTTAATTTTTAATAGTTATGCTGATAATGTTGTAGACAATTCTAAAGAAATCTTTTTTAAAGATGTCAATTTAGAAAATATTATACGTGAAACAATAGAAAAACCACGTGGACCAATTTACCCATCACATGTTTTGCATATTAGAAATTTGTCTGTTGGTGGGTCAAGTATCAAATCATTAGTGGGTTTAGAATACTTAACAAATTTAGAGCACCTTTATTTGGGTGTTGAATATGAAGATGGTCAGTTAATAGGAAGAAATTACATAAGTGATTTAACACCACTAAAGGATCTAAAAAAGCTAGAAAGTTTACTTTTAGGATATAATGAAATAAGTGACATAATTGCTCTTGAAAGACTTAATAATTTAAAAATCCTATCATTATCAAATAATAATATAAAAGATATAGAAGCTCTATCAAACCTTGAAAATCTAGAAGTCATTGATTTGTCTAACAATAATATATTCGATTTTAGCCCGCTATCCGGTATGATTAGTTTAATAGAAATTTCTATTTTTAATCATAAAGTGAATAGTAACAATTTAAATGATTTAGAAGTTTTAGAGAATCTAAATTATTTAGAAAATCTCTTTTTAATGAATAATAACATTAGTGATATAACACCACTTAAAAGATTACAAAGTTTAAAAAGACTTGATCTTTTCGATAATAATATAAAAGAAATAGAATCTCTTTTAAAGTTAATAAATTTAGAAAATCTGATGATTAGTAAGAATCCATTAAACGAAAATGCTGTAGATATAATAGAAAAATTGAGAGATAGAGGAGTGTCAGTCTTTTAA
- a CDS encoding AAA family ATPase, protein MKGKLKQIPIGIDNFKELIEKEGYFVDKSLFIKEVMHNISKVILLTRPRRFGKTLNFSMLKSFIEIPECRKLNNEDKDYLYLFDNLKICEEKKIIKDHFAKYPVVNFSFKKIKANDWESAKYFFKEEISREYKRHRYLLDSEKLMDYEKEHYLKIISMAAEFPAYTSAIYELTDYLKKYFSMKAMVLIDEYDTPLHYAKLNGYYDQMLNTIRALMVDGMKSNDNLEKGIVTGIMKISQESIFSSFNNPEIASINNKFCSDQFGFTEAEVMALLKYYDLELYQDKVREWYNGYLFAGEKVIYNPWSILSFIKGDDYQTKAYWVNTGDTSLIKRCLQLDQIKSKDYLERLYQGESLEMEVEENIIYEDVFNNVDKALSYLLHSGYLKAKRIDGEGNKYLLSIPNKEVATIYQNILKNWFTIEYQSNDLINTLIESLLEKNMEIFEVNLQDILLVNCSYYDTAIGKRIKSAKGNEKERYENFYHGLILGLLVNISDEYNIASNKEY, encoded by the coding sequence ATGAAGGGAAAATTAAAACAGATTCCAATTGGAATAGATAATTTCAAAGAACTTATTGAAAAAGAAGGTTATTTTGTTGATAAGTCTTTATTTATCAAAGAAGTAATGCATAACATAAGTAAAGTGATCCTCCTTACACGACCTCGCAGATTTGGTAAAACATTGAATTTTAGTATGTTAAAATCATTTATCGAAATACCTGAATGCAGAAAATTAAACAATGAAGATAAGGATTATTTATATCTTTTTGATAATTTAAAGATATGTGAAGAAAAAAAGATAATTAAAGACCACTTTGCTAAATATCCAGTAGTCAATTTTTCTTTTAAGAAAATTAAAGCAAATGACTGGGAAAGCGCAAAGTACTTTTTTAAAGAGGAAATTTCCAGAGAGTACAAAAGACATAGATATCTACTTGATTCAGAGAAATTAATGGACTATGAGAAAGAGCATTATCTGAAAATAATAAGCATGGCAGCTGAATTTCCTGCATATACTTCTGCTATTTATGAACTGACAGATTATTTAAAAAAATACTTTTCCATGAAAGCTATGGTCTTAATAGACGAATATGATACCCCTTTACACTATGCTAAATTAAATGGCTATTATGATCAAATGCTAAATACAATTAGAGCTTTGATGGTAGATGGTATGAAAAGCAATGATAATCTTGAAAAAGGAATTGTGACCGGGATAATGAAAATATCTCAGGAAAGTATATTTAGTTCCTTTAATAATCCTGAGATAGCAAGCATTAATAATAAGTTTTGTTCAGATCAATTTGGATTCACTGAGGCAGAGGTTATGGCTTTGCTAAAATATTATGATTTAGAACTTTATCAAGATAAGGTTCGGGAATGGTACAATGGTTATCTTTTTGCTGGAGAGAAAGTCATATATAATCCATGGAGTATTTTGAGCTTCATAAAAGGAGACGACTATCAGACGAAAGCTTATTGGGTTAATACAGGTGATACATCATTAATTAAAAGATGTTTACAACTTGATCAAATAAAAAGTAAGGATTATCTTGAAAGACTATATCAGGGAGAAAGCCTGGAAATGGAAGTAGAAGAAAACATTATATATGAAGATGTTTTTAATAATGTTGATAAAGCCTTAAGTTATCTACTTCATTCTGGATATTTGAAAGCAAAAAGAATTGATGGGGAAGGAAATAAATATCTTCTTAGTATTCCTAATAAAGAGGTAGCTACAATTTATCAAAATATATTAAAAAATTGGTTTACAATAGAGTATCAAAGTAATGATTTGATAAACACATTAATAGAAAGCCTCCTAGAAAAAAACATGGAAATCTTTGAAGTGAATCTTCAGGATATACTTCTAGTGAATTGCAGTTATTATGATACTGCAATAGGAAAAAGGATTAAATCTGCTAAAGGTAATGAAAAGGAAAGATATGAAAACTTCTATCATGGCTTAATCTTAGGTCTGCTGGTGAATATAAGTGATGAATACAATATTGCAAGTAACAAAGAATATTGA
- a CDS encoding PD-(D/E)XK nuclease domain-containing protein, whose protein sequence is MVVLPKDSSRTAYVMEFKNLFTSDKKTAEEAAKEALVQIEEKKYAEALKKRGYAEMLKLGLGFKGKEIKLKYSVME, encoded by the coding sequence ATAGTTGTTTTACCGAAAGACAGTTCCAGGACAGCTTATGTAATGGAATTTAAGAATCTCTTTACAAGTGATAAGAAGACTGCAGAAGAAGCTGCTAAAGAAGCATTAGTGCAAATTGAGGAGAAGAAATATGCAGAGGCTTTGAAAAAAAGAGGCTATGCTGAAATGTTAAAGTTGGGTCTGGGATTTAAAGGAAAGGAAATAAAGCTTAAATATAGTGTCATGGAATAG
- a CDS encoding ABC transporter ATP-binding protein → MLLEVNNIQKSYGTGKAKVDALKGVSLAVEEGEMLALIGKSGSGKSTLLNVLGGLDSIDSGEYIFKKKNIENLKMNSLARFRRKNIGFIVQYFALLNDMTVFENIALPYRYNKLSFLDIRVKVKKLLSDMEIEDKENKLPTELSGGERQRVAIARGLACDPELLLVDEPTGALDETTGAMIMDKFLEINKQGITIIIATHDKNIAEKCSRILELKDGELIH, encoded by the coding sequence ATGTTGCTAGAAGTAAATAATATACAAAAATCTTATGGTACAGGTAAAGCAAAAGTAGATGCTTTAAAAGGTGTTTCTCTAGCAGTAGAAGAAGGTGAAATGCTCGCTTTAATCGGTAAAAGTGGTTCTGGTAAATCTACTTTGTTAAACGTTTTAGGCGGACTGGATTCTATTGATAGTGGAGAATATATTTTTAAGAAAAAAAATATAGAAAATCTAAAGATGAATTCATTGGCTCGTTTTAGAAGAAAAAATATTGGGTTTATAGTGCAATATTTTGCATTACTAAATGATATGACTGTTTTTGAAAATATAGCACTGCCGTATAGATACAATAAATTATCGTTTTTAGATATTAGAGTGAAAGTAAAGAAATTATTAAGTGATATGGAAATAGAAGATAAAGAAAATAAATTACCCACAGAGTTGTCAGGTGGGGAGCGTCAGCGAGTTGCAATCGCCAGGGGATTAGCCTGTGATCCTGAATTATTGCTGGTAGATGAACCTACAGGAGCTCTTGATGAGACTACAGGGGCGATGATAATGGATAAGTTTTTAGAAATAAATAAGCAAGGGATTACAATTATAATTGCTACACATGATAAAAATATTGCGGAGAAATGTTCGAGAATCTTGGAATTAAAAGATGGGGAGTTAATACATTAA
- the ppk1 gene encoding polyphosphate kinase 1, with product MIEYKTYNYSKTIRERNNSNQVNFWRKTMDLDNPKYYLSKHLSWLKFNQRVLEEACDSQNPLLERLKYLSITASNLDEFFMIRVARLKNKISSEYIKQSTDLYSAEDEFIKISKESHNLISEKYKCWHQLKDQLAKENIYIKNYQEINHLEKSFLDNYFNTIIYPVLTPITIDPVRPFPHISNKSLNLIISLKYNTKDNLFKKDNLSFNKNLKRSKDKSFQIALVQIPSNMPRFLDIPTSKKKTFILIEEIIKNKVRSLFQGFQIESIDMFRITRNADVNLQENADDFLGEMEDYLERREWGSPVRLEIEKGSSNKIKAILSDYLQLQNEDIYNIDGPLDLSALIEIRNIRGYDNLKFQKLYPLAARDFYFERNIFNKISRQDALIHHPYESFEPVLEFLEKAANDPQVLAIKQTLYRLSDKSPIINSLVKAARNGKQVTVIIELKARFDEEENIKWAKKLEEAGCHVVYGLVGLKVHAKLLLVIRSEKGRIKKYLHMSTGNYNDQTAELYTDISLFTARESYTNDIANLFNVLTSFSAPPSWQKIIISPLNLREKFIELIDNEINECHKGKEGHIIAKINSLVDKEIIKKLYQASIAGVKIDLIVRGISCIRPGLEDISENIRVISIVGKLLEHSRIFFFANGGDSKVFMASADWRPRNLDRRVETLVPIEDKEIKNRIIEILNICLKDTVKARIQLPDGSCTRINKYQINKIESQVELYKMALAEIKAIEKEREERKKNLFLVK from the coding sequence ATAATTGAGTATAAAACTTACAATTATTCAAAAACTATTAGGGAAAGGAACAATTCTAATCAAGTTAATTTTTGGAGGAAAACAATGGACTTAGACAACCCCAAATACTACCTCAGCAAACATCTTAGCTGGCTTAAGTTTAATCAAAGAGTATTAGAAGAAGCCTGTGATAGTCAGAATCCACTTTTAGAACGTTTGAAATATTTATCAATAACAGCTTCTAACCTTGATGAATTTTTTATGATTAGAGTGGCTAGACTTAAAAACAAAATATCATCTGAATATATAAAGCAATCTACTGATTTATATAGTGCCGAAGACGAGTTTATAAAAATTTCAAAAGAAAGTCATAATTTAATATCAGAAAAATATAAATGCTGGCATCAGCTAAAAGATCAATTAGCAAAAGAAAATATCTATATTAAGAACTATCAGGAAATTAATCATCTAGAGAAATCATTTCTAGACAATTACTTTAATACTATTATATATCCAGTTCTCACTCCGATAACTATAGATCCAGTAAGACCATTTCCTCACATTTCTAATAAAAGTCTGAACTTAATTATATCTTTAAAATACAATACAAAAGATAATTTATTTAAAAAAGATAACTTAAGTTTTAATAAAAACCTAAAAAGAAGCAAAGACAAGTCATTCCAGATTGCTCTTGTACAGATTCCATCTAATATGCCAAGATTTCTTGATATACCTACAAGCAAGAAAAAAACATTTATATTAATTGAAGAAATTATCAAAAACAAAGTAAGGAGTCTATTCCAAGGCTTCCAGATAGAATCAATCGATATGTTTAGAATAACTCGTAATGCTGATGTTAATTTACAAGAAAACGCAGATGATTTTCTTGGAGAAATGGAAGACTACTTGGAAAGAAGAGAATGGGGTTCACCCGTAAGACTTGAAATTGAAAAAGGAAGCAGTAATAAAATAAAGGCTATTTTGAGTGACTATCTTCAACTTCAAAATGAAGACATTTATAACATAGATGGACCACTGGACTTAAGTGCATTAATAGAGATAAGAAATATTAGGGGATATGATAACTTAAAATTTCAGAAACTCTATCCTCTCGCAGCCAGGGATTTTTACTTTGAACGAAATATCTTTAACAAAATATCTAGACAGGATGCTCTCATTCATCACCCCTATGAATCATTTGAACCTGTTTTAGAATTTCTTGAAAAGGCAGCCAATGATCCACAGGTTCTGGCAATCAAACAAACCCTATATAGATTAAGTGATAAGTCACCAATTATAAATTCACTTGTAAAAGCCGCCAGAAATGGGAAGCAGGTCACAGTAATAATTGAACTAAAAGCTCGTTTTGATGAAGAGGAAAATATAAAATGGGCAAAAAAATTAGAAGAAGCTGGCTGTCATGTTGTCTATGGTCTTGTAGGACTCAAAGTACATGCTAAACTATTATTAGTTATTCGCTCAGAAAAAGGAAGAATAAAAAAATATCTACATATGAGCACTGGAAATTATAATGACCAGACAGCTGAATTATATACAGATATCTCTTTGTTTACTGCCAGAGAATCATACACTAATGATATAGCCAATCTCTTTAATGTATTAACATCTTTTTCAGCACCACCTAGCTGGCAAAAAATTATCATTTCTCCCTTAAATCTAAGAGAAAAATTTATAGAGCTCATAGATAATGAGATAAATGAATGTCACAAGGGTAAAGAGGGTCATATAATAGCAAAGATAAATTCTCTTGTTGATAAAGAAATAATAAAAAAACTATATCAAGCATCAATAGCTGGTGTAAAAATAGATCTAATAGTTAGAGGTATCTCCTGTATCAGACCAGGTTTAGAAGATATCAGTGAAAATATAAGGGTAATAAGCATAGTTGGAAAATTGTTAGAACATAGCCGTATTTTCTTTTTTGCCAATGGAGGGGATTCTAAAGTATTTATGGCCAGTGCTGATTGGAGACCCAGAAATTTGGACAGGCGTGTAGAAACCCTTGTCCCCATAGAAGACAAGGAAATAAAAAATAGAATAATTGAAATACTAAATATCTGTCTGAAAGATACTGTTAAAGCCAGAATTCAATTGCCTGATGGCTCCTGTACCCGGATAAATAAATATCAGATTAATAAAATAGAATCACAAGTAGAGCTTTATAAAATGGCATTAGCAGAAATTAAAGCTATAGAGAAAGAGAGAGAGGAAAGGAAGAAAAACTTGTTTTTGGTGAAATAA